The proteins below come from a single Mycobacterium parmense genomic window:
- a CDS encoding acyl-CoA dehydrogenase family protein: MSFELSDDQELIRKSVAELARRFDDQYWMEKDLAHEFPTEFYKAIADGGWLGMTIPTEYGGHGLGITEATLLLEEVAKSGGAMNAASSIHLSIFGMQPVVVHGSDDLKARTLPSVATGETHVCFGVTEPGAGLDTSRITTFAKRDGDRYVVNGRKVWISKAMESSKILLLTRTQSYDEVVKKTDGMTLFLTDLDRSRVDIRPIRKMGRNAVSSNELFIDNLEVPVEDRVGEEGKGFQYILDGLNPERMLIAAEALGIGRVALEKAVQYGNEREVFGRPIGMNQGLQFPLADSLARLDAAELMLRKATWLYDNGKPCGREANTAKYLCADAGFAAADRALQTHGGMGYAEEYHITRYFREARLMKIAPVSQEMILNFLGSNVLKLPRSY, from the coding sequence ATGAGCTTCGAGCTCAGCGATGATCAAGAGCTGATCCGCAAATCGGTCGCCGAACTGGCGCGCAGGTTCGACGACCAGTACTGGATGGAAAAAGACCTCGCGCACGAGTTCCCGACCGAGTTTTACAAGGCGATAGCCGACGGCGGCTGGCTGGGCATGACGATTCCCACCGAGTACGGCGGCCACGGTCTCGGAATCACCGAAGCCACGCTGCTGCTCGAAGAGGTCGCCAAGTCCGGCGGCGCCATGAACGCCGCAAGTTCGATCCATCTGTCGATCTTCGGCATGCAGCCCGTCGTCGTGCACGGATCCGACGACCTCAAGGCGCGCACGCTGCCTTCGGTCGCCACCGGCGAAACCCACGTCTGCTTCGGCGTCACCGAACCCGGTGCCGGACTGGACACTTCGCGTATCACCACCTTCGCCAAGCGCGACGGGGACCGCTACGTGGTCAACGGCCGCAAGGTGTGGATCTCCAAGGCGATGGAATCCTCCAAAATCCTGCTGCTGACCCGCACCCAGAGCTACGACGAGGTGGTGAAGAAGACCGACGGGATGACGCTCTTCCTCACCGACCTCGACCGCAGCCGGGTCGACATCCGGCCCATCCGCAAGATGGGCCGCAACGCCGTCAGCTCCAACGAGTTGTTCATCGACAACCTCGAGGTGCCCGTCGAGGACCGAGTCGGCGAGGAAGGCAAGGGATTCCAGTACATCCTGGACGGCCTGAACCCCGAGCGGATGCTGATAGCCGCCGAGGCGCTGGGCATCGGGCGGGTGGCGCTGGAGAAGGCGGTGCAGTACGGCAACGAGCGCGAGGTCTTCGGGCGCCCGATCGGCATGAACCAGGGCCTGCAGTTCCCGCTCGCCGACTCACTGGCCCGCCTCGACGCCGCTGAGCTGATGCTGCGCAAGGCCACCTGGCTTTACGACAATGGCAAACCCTGTGGGCGCGAAGCGAATACGGCCAAGTACCTGTGCGCGGACGCCGGGTTCGCCGCCGCCGACCGGGCGTTGCAGACCCATGGTGGGATGGGCTACGCCGAGGAGTATCACATCACGCGCTACTTCCGCGAGGCGCGGCTGATGAAGATCGCGCCGGTCAGCCAGGAGATGATCCTGAACTTCCTGGGGTCCAACGTGCTGAAGCTGCCACGCAGCTACTGA
- a CDS encoding enoyl-CoA hydratase/isomerase family protein, translating into MTDSVLLSDDRDGVRTLTLNRPRRKNAIDPALWIALRDALDAVDHDRGVRALVITGSGGSFCSGADISVSEDIHPRYKLQRLTDVALALHELSIPTVAKVTGVAAGAGWNLALGCDLVVATPESTFCQIFSKRGLSIDLGGSWLLPKLVGLQQAKRLALLAETIDAAEARALNLVTWVVPGAEIDAFVADLARRLAAGPPLALAQTKALLNEGADRTLRDALANEARAQIGNFATADAATAYAAFAERREPSFTGRWALSKSDQRQSE; encoded by the coding sequence ATGACTGATTCTGTTCTCCTGTCCGACGACCGCGACGGGGTACGCACGCTCACGCTCAACCGCCCGCGCCGCAAGAACGCGATCGACCCGGCACTGTGGATAGCACTGCGGGACGCGCTCGATGCCGTCGACCACGACCGTGGCGTCCGCGCGCTCGTCATCACCGGCTCCGGCGGCAGCTTCTGCTCCGGCGCCGACATCTCCGTCTCCGAGGACATCCACCCGAGGTACAAACTGCAGCGTCTGACCGACGTCGCGCTCGCGCTGCACGAGCTCTCGATCCCGACTGTCGCGAAGGTGACCGGGGTAGCCGCCGGAGCCGGCTGGAACCTGGCGCTGGGATGCGATTTGGTGGTCGCCACGCCGGAATCGACGTTCTGTCAGATCTTTTCGAAGCGCGGTCTGTCCATCGACCTGGGCGGCTCCTGGCTGTTGCCGAAACTCGTCGGCCTCCAGCAGGCGAAGCGGCTCGCACTGCTGGCCGAGACCATCGATGCCGCCGAGGCCCGGGCTCTGAACCTGGTGACCTGGGTGGTGCCGGGTGCCGAGATCGACGCATTCGTCGCCGACCTCGCCCGCCGGCTCGCGGCGGGGCCGCCGCTGGCGCTCGCCCAGACCAAGGCACTGCTGAACGAGGGCGCCGACCGCACCCTGCGCGACGCCCTCGCCAACGAAGCCCGCGCCCAGATCGGCAATTTCGCGACGGCGGATGCGGCGACCGCGTATGCCGCCTTCGCGGAGCGCCGGGAGCCGTCGTTTACTGGTCGGTGGGCCCTGTCGAAATCGGATCAACGGCAATCGGAGTGA
- a CDS encoding thiolase family protein, whose translation MRETVIVGAVRTPVGKRNGGLSGMHAADLSAVVLNELLERCGVGPDVVDDVIWGCVSQVGDQSSNIGRYAVLAAGWPESIPGTTVNRACGSSQQALDFAVQAVMSGQQDVVVAGGVEVMSRVPLGSARASGMPYGPKVLARYDDFTFNQGLSAEMIAKKWGFSRGRLDEYSAESHERAAAAQDAGAFTDQIVPVFVDGADGTVVADDEGVRRGTTVEKLGALKPAFLDGGVIHAGNSSQISDGAAALLVTTSAMAVELGLTPIVRYLAGAVTGADPVLMLTGPIPATEKVLSKAGVRLSEVGAFEVNEAFAPVPLAWLAETGADERLMNPLGGAIALGHPLGASGAVLTTRMVHHMRDHGIRYGLQTMCEGGGTANATLVELVT comes from the coding sequence ATGCGTGAGACAGTCATCGTCGGGGCGGTGCGCACCCCGGTCGGCAAGCGCAACGGCGGGTTGTCGGGGATGCACGCCGCCGACTTGTCCGCCGTCGTCCTCAACGAGCTGCTCGAGCGTTGTGGCGTCGGCCCGGACGTCGTTGACGACGTGATCTGGGGGTGCGTGTCCCAGGTCGGCGACCAGTCCAGCAACATCGGCCGATACGCGGTGCTCGCGGCCGGCTGGCCCGAGAGCATCCCGGGAACCACGGTCAACCGCGCGTGCGGTTCCAGCCAGCAGGCGCTGGACTTCGCGGTGCAGGCCGTCATGTCGGGCCAGCAGGACGTGGTGGTGGCCGGCGGGGTCGAGGTCATGAGCCGCGTCCCGCTCGGTTCGGCACGGGCGAGCGGCATGCCCTACGGACCCAAGGTGCTCGCCCGCTACGACGACTTCACCTTCAACCAGGGCCTGTCGGCGGAGATGATCGCCAAGAAATGGGGCTTCTCCCGCGGCCGGCTCGACGAGTATTCGGCGGAGTCCCACGAGCGGGCCGCCGCGGCCCAGGACGCGGGCGCATTCACCGATCAGATCGTGCCGGTATTCGTCGACGGAGCGGACGGGACGGTCGTCGCCGACGACGAGGGGGTGCGGCGCGGCACCACCGTCGAGAAGCTGGGTGCGCTCAAGCCCGCGTTCCTCGACGGCGGCGTCATCCACGCGGGCAACTCGTCTCAGATCTCCGACGGCGCGGCCGCCCTGCTGGTGACCACCTCGGCGATGGCCGTCGAGCTGGGGCTGACCCCCATCGTGCGCTACCTCGCAGGCGCGGTGACCGGTGCGGACCCGGTGCTCATGCTCACCGGTCCCATACCTGCGACCGAGAAGGTGCTGAGCAAGGCGGGCGTGCGGCTGTCCGAAGTGGGTGCCTTCGAGGTGAACGAGGCGTTCGCCCCGGTCCCGCTCGCCTGGCTCGCCGAGACGGGAGCCGACGAGCGGCTGATGAACCCGCTGGGCGGCGCGATCGCACTGGGGCACCCGCTGGGCGCCTCCGGTGCGGTGCTGACGACCCGGATGGTGCACCACATGCGCGACCACGGGATCCGGTACGGGCTGCAGACCATGTGCGAGGGCGGCGGCACCGCCAACGCGACCCTGGTCGAGCTGGTCACTTAG
- a CDS encoding TetR/AcrR family transcriptional regulator, producing MPVARRYDTLLAKGEDRKQRILEVAQRLLTRNGWRATTLAQIAGEAGVTPAGLLHHYESKEQLLHAVLDARDFDDDTHADRTGDLFDQIANVADRFNRAPELVGTFTVLLVESILPDAPLHDRMLARHRASVDIIAEQIRRGQAEGRYRRDIDPVAKAVEILAFVHGMETTWLLDPSIPLAEVFKQYAQTLARDFAPTKSTEAI from the coding sequence TTGCCCGTCGCGCGGCGTTACGACACGCTTTTGGCCAAGGGGGAGGACCGCAAGCAGCGCATCCTCGAGGTCGCGCAGCGGCTCCTCACGCGCAACGGCTGGCGCGCCACGACGCTCGCGCAGATCGCGGGCGAGGCCGGGGTCACCCCCGCCGGGCTGCTGCACCACTACGAATCCAAAGAGCAGCTGCTGCACGCGGTGCTCGACGCCCGCGACTTCGACGACGACACCCACGCCGACCGGACCGGTGACCTGTTCGACCAAATCGCCAACGTCGCCGACCGATTCAACCGCGCGCCCGAGCTGGTCGGCACTTTCACCGTCCTGCTGGTCGAGAGCATCCTGCCCGACGCACCGCTGCACGACCGCATGCTCGCCAGGCACCGGGCCTCGGTCGACATCATCGCCGAGCAGATCCGCCGCGGGCAGGCCGAGGGCCGATACCGGCGAGACATCGACCCGGTCGCCAAGGCCGTAGAGATCCTCGCGTTCGTACACGGAATGGAGACGACATGGCTGCTCGATCCTTCGATCCCACTCGCCGAGGTGTTCAAGCAGTATGCGCAGACACTGGCGCGGGACTTCGCACCGACGAAGAGCACCGAGGCGATATGA